One genomic segment of Penaeus chinensis breed Huanghai No. 1 chromosome 24, ASM1920278v2, whole genome shotgun sequence includes these proteins:
- the LOC125038067 gene encoding probable serine/threonine-protein kinase DDB_G0282963, which produces MTLFLGAEKHGGDARGDRFVNRRYRTKWMHHPLLVNSSVTLTPEPKITCYKESIGCTATCAPSRRDSNIAENYFVILSSKLETPGLHMIYSRIEVSGWQDSGTLNGFGIKHKAQGMDNTNNTTSNKDISLQHQQHHFQQGHHLQHIQQHNYIINITSNTNNNTITSPTPHPTLKPTSPPTSPHLQHLRQHQQHHLQQHNYILNTISNTYNTTSNTNIPSNNNNTSNSSNNTVTSPTPPTTLHHLQQQQQQHLQHLQQHNYIPNTIITSNANISSNTNITSNTNITSKTNITSNTNIISNINITSNTSNTPSNTSNNTIASLTQPPTPPPTTQLHHQLEHLRQHQQHHFQQGHHLQHQQHHFQQGHHLQHIQQHNYIINITSNTNNNTITSPTPHPTLKPTSPPTSPHLQHLRQHQQHHLQQHNYILNTISNTYNTTSNTNIPSNNNNTSNSSNNTVTSPTPPTTLHHLQQQQQQHLQHLQQHNYIPNTIITSNANISSNTNITSNTNITSKTNITSNTNIISNINITSNTSNTPSNTSNNTIASLTQPPTPPPTTQFIRIPCITSLIRVSCVLHHKEGPVTRCK; this is translated from the exons ATGACACTTTTCCTCGGCGCTGAGAAGCACGGGGGTGACGCCCGCGG GGACAGATTTGTCAACAGAAGATACAGGACCAAATGGATGCATCATCCTTTGCTGGTGAATTCATCAGTTACCTTGACCCCCGAGCCTAAGATTACCTGTT ACAAGGAGTCCATAGGATGTACTGCTACGTGTGCCCCGTCTAGACGAGATTCCAATATTGCTGAAAATTACTTTGTAATCCTTAGCTCTAAGCTTGAG ACCCCAGGATTACACATGATCTACTCCCGGA TTGAGGTCAGCGGCTGGCAGGACTCTGGTACGCTGAATGGCTTCGGAATAAAGCATAAGGCGCAGGGGATGG acaacaccaacaacaccacttCCAACAAGGACATCAGcctccaacaccaacaacaccacttCCAACAAGGACATCACCTCCAACACATCCAACAACACAattatatcatcaacatcacctccaacacaaacaacaacacaattacATCCCCAACACCACATCCAACACTAAAACCAACATCACCTCCAACATCACCTCACCTCCAACACCTtcgacaacaccaacaacaccacctccAGCAACACAATTACATCCTGAACACCATATCCAACACTTACAACACTACCTCCAACACCAACATtccctccaacaacaacaacacctccaACTCATCCAACAACACAGttacatcaccaacaccacctacAACACTA CATcatctccaacaacaacaacagcaacacctcCAACATCTCCAACAACACAATTACAtccccaacaccatcatcacctccaACGCCAACATCTCCTCCAACACCAACATCACCTCCAACACCAACATCACCTCCAAAACCAACATCACCTCCAACACCAACATCATCTCCAACATCAATATCACCTCCAACACCTCCAACACCCCCTCCAACACCTCCAACAACACAATTGCATCCCTTACACaacctccaacaccacctccaacaaCACAATTGCATCATCAACTCGAACACCTcagacaacaccaacaacaccacttCCAACAAGGACATCAcctccaacaccaacaacaccacttCCAACAAGGACATCACCTCCAACACATCCAACAACACAattatatcatcaacatcacctccaacacaaacaacaacacaattacATCCCCAACACCACATCCAACACTAAAACCAACATCACCTCCAACATCACCTCACCTCCAACACCTtcgacaacaccaacaacaccacctccAGCAACACAATTACATCCTGAACACCATATCCAACACTTACAACACTACCTCCAACACCAACATtccctccaacaacaacaacacctccaACTCATCCAACAACACAGttacatcaccaacaccacctacAACACTA CATcatctccaacaacaacaacagcaacacctcCAACATCTCCAACAACACAATTACAtccccaacaccatcatcacctccaACGCCAACATCTCCTCCAACACCAACATCACCTCCAACACCAACATCACCTCCAAAACCAACATCACCTCCAACACCAACATCATCTCCAACATCAATATCACCTCCAACACCTCCAACACCCCCTCCAACACCTCCAACAACACAATTGCATCCCTTACACaacctccaacaccacctccaacaaCACAATT TATTAGAATTC CTTGCATTACTAGTCTTATTCGTGTGTCCTGCGTGCTGCACCATAAGGAAGGCCCTGTTACACGATGCAAGTAG